From a single Arachis hypogaea cultivar Tifrunner chromosome 3, arahy.Tifrunner.gnm2.J5K5, whole genome shotgun sequence genomic region:
- the LOC112791419 gene encoding protein STRUBBELIG-RECEPTOR FAMILY 3 isoform X1, with product MACANLALHFRILIMSVMIFAATFCVGDTDPLDVAAINSLYVALGSPPLQGWKPTGGDPCVEQWQGVSCVFSNITALQLGSMNLSGQLGSNLDFRSIIEMDISNNSIGGTIPSTLPSTLKRLSLSENKLNGSIPDALSILTQLTELSLNNNHLTGQIPDVFLQFTSLTNMNLSGNNLSGHLPPSIANLSSLTTLHLQDNQLGGTLFVLEDLPLQNLNIENNLFSGPIPPKLLTIPEFRKDGNPFNTTIIPSPPAAAPSPEAMVPSPSPTPSTEKSPGKAAKSPSTTMKAPTPLITRSSFEVKNMVWWIAGFGILIFIALGICLFMCWYCKRKPRSKNHEEHKDMDVYIDEEKGQGSKLPPLQQAPPHPLPIISGENFISPAKSTKVIEGGKQIITSSIRVYSVALLQQYTDSFSQENYIGEGTLGPVYKGELPDGKLLAVRKLNASMVQNHEQFLQLVFSISKIQHPNIVKLLGYCAEHSQRLLVYEYCSNGTLHDALHTDDNTRVKLSWNERIQVSLGAARALQYLHENFQPPVVQRNFRSSNIHLNDKMEVCVSDCGLGSLLSSEQVVTAQGYDAPEFESGSYTEKSDVFSFGVVMLELLTGRKAFDRWRPRGEQSVVRWAVPQLHDIDALSEMVDPSLNGSYPPPPMKSLSRFADVISSCLQHEPEFRPAMSEIVQDLLRITSSLG from the exons ATGGCTTGTGCAAATTTGGCATTGCATTTTCGAATTCTCATCATGTCAGTGATGATTTTTGCAGCTACTTTCTGTGTTGGAGACACTGACCCCCTTGATG TTGCAGCAATCAATAGCTTATATGTAGCACTAGGATCACCTCCCCTTCAAGGGTGGAAACCTACAGGAGGAGATCCATGTGTGGAACAGTGGCAAGGTGTCAGCTGTGTCTTCTCCAATATAACTGCTTT ACAACTTGGAAGCATGAATTTGAGTGGACAGCTTGGAAGTAATTTGGATTTTCGATCCATCATAGAAAT GGATATTAGCAACAACAGCATTGGAGGGACCATTCCATCCACTCTGCCATCTACTCTGAAGAGATT GTCTCTTTCGGAGAATAAGTTAAATGGAAGCATTCCAGATGCCTTATCCATATTAACTCAACTAACAGAATT GTCATTAAACAATAACCATCTAACTGGACAAATCCCAGATGTGTTTCTACAATTCACCAGTTTGACAAATAT GAATCTGTCAGGGAACAACTTGAGTGGTCACCTACCTCCCTCGATTGCGAATTTATCATCTCTTACTACATT ACACTTGCAGGACAATCAACTTGGTGGAACCCTTTTTGTTTTGGAGGACCTCCCTCTTCAGAATCT GAATATAGAGAACAATCTATTCTCTGGGCCGATTCCTCCAAAGTTGTTGACTATTCCTGAATTCAG AAAAGATGGGAATCCCTTTAATACTACTATTATTCCCTCACCTCCAGCTGCAGCTCCTTCACCTGAAGCCATGGTTCCTTCTCCTTCCCCTACTCCTTCCACTGAAAAGTCACCTGGTAAAGCGGCAAAAAGTCCCTCAACGACCATGAAAGCTCCAACACCTTTGATCACTAGGAGTTCCTTTGAAGTTAAGAACATGGTTTGGTGGATTGCTGGTTTTGGGATCTTAATATTTATTGCGTTAGGAATTTGCCTTTTTATGTGCTGGTACTGTAAGAGAAAACCAAGGAGCAAGAATCATGAGGAACATAAAGACATGGATGTTTATATTGATGAAGAGAAAG GACAGGGCTCAAAACTTCCACCGCTGCAGCAAGCACCGCCACATCCTCTCCCAATAATTTCTGGAGAGAATTTCATCAGTCCAGCTAAATCCACCAAAGTAATTGAAGGTGGAAAACAAATTATAACTAGTTCCATCAGGGTTTATTCTGTTGCATTGCTTCAGCAGTATACAGATAGTTTTTCACAAGAAAATTATATAGGAGAAGGCACACTTGGCCCTGTTTATAAGGGTGAGCTCCCTGATGGAAAG TTGCTGGCTGTGAGGAAGCTGAATGCTTCCATGGTGCAAAATCATGAGCAGTTTCTTCAATTAGTATTCAGTATCTCCAAAATTCAACATCCTAACATTGTAAAACTTTTAGGCTACTGCGCGGAGCATAGCCAACGACTACTTGTGTATGAGTATTGCAGCAATGGAACCCTTCATGATGCATTGCATACTGATGATAACACTCGTGTTAAACTTTCATGGAACGAAAGAATCCAGGTGTCACTCGGAGCTGCTAGAGCTTTACA GTATCTGCATGAGAACTTCCAGCCACCTGTTGTGCAGCGAAATTTTCGATCTTCTAACATTCACCTGAATGACAAGATGGAAGTGTGTGTCTCTGACTGTGGATTAGGTTCTTTGCTATCTTCAGAGCAGGTCGTGACGGCTCAGGGCTATGATGCTCCAGAGTTTGAATCAGGGAGTTATACAGAAAAGAGTGATGTATTCAGTTTTGGAGTTGTGATGCTAGAACTCCTAACCGGGCGAAAAGCCTTTGACAG GTGGCGGCCTCGGGGAGAGCAATCTGTGGTGAGATGGGCAGTGCCTCAGCTGCATGACATTGATGCATTGTCTGAAATGGTAGATCCCTCCTTGAATGGAAGCTACCCTCCTCCTCCTATGAAATCCTTGTCACGTTTTGCTGATGTTATTTCTTCATGTTTACAG CATGAACCTGAATTCCGACCAGCAATGTCTGAAATCGTTCAGGATCTCTTGCGAATCACGTCAAGTCTTGGATGA
- the LOC112791419 gene encoding protein STRUBBELIG-RECEPTOR FAMILY 1 isoform X2, with protein MACANLALHFRILIMSVMIFAATFCVGDTDPLDVAAINSLYVALGSPPLQGWKPTGGDPCVEQWQGVSCVFSNITALQLGSMNLSGQLGSNLDFRSIIEMDISNNSIGGTIPSTLPSTLKRLSLSENKLNGSIPDALSILTQLTELNLSGNNLSGHLPPSIANLSSLTTLHLQDNQLGGTLFVLEDLPLQNLNIENNLFSGPIPPKLLTIPEFRKDGNPFNTTIIPSPPAAAPSPEAMVPSPSPTPSTEKSPGKAAKSPSTTMKAPTPLITRSSFEVKNMVWWIAGFGILIFIALGICLFMCWYCKRKPRSKNHEEHKDMDVYIDEEKGQGSKLPPLQQAPPHPLPIISGENFISPAKSTKVIEGGKQIITSSIRVYSVALLQQYTDSFSQENYIGEGTLGPVYKGELPDGKLLAVRKLNASMVQNHEQFLQLVFSISKIQHPNIVKLLGYCAEHSQRLLVYEYCSNGTLHDALHTDDNTRVKLSWNERIQVSLGAARALQYLHENFQPPVVQRNFRSSNIHLNDKMEVCVSDCGLGSLLSSEQVVTAQGYDAPEFESGSYTEKSDVFSFGVVMLELLTGRKAFDRWRPRGEQSVVRWAVPQLHDIDALSEMVDPSLNGSYPPPPMKSLSRFADVISSCLQHEPEFRPAMSEIVQDLLRITSSLG; from the exons ATGGCTTGTGCAAATTTGGCATTGCATTTTCGAATTCTCATCATGTCAGTGATGATTTTTGCAGCTACTTTCTGTGTTGGAGACACTGACCCCCTTGATG TTGCAGCAATCAATAGCTTATATGTAGCACTAGGATCACCTCCCCTTCAAGGGTGGAAACCTACAGGAGGAGATCCATGTGTGGAACAGTGGCAAGGTGTCAGCTGTGTCTTCTCCAATATAACTGCTTT ACAACTTGGAAGCATGAATTTGAGTGGACAGCTTGGAAGTAATTTGGATTTTCGATCCATCATAGAAAT GGATATTAGCAACAACAGCATTGGAGGGACCATTCCATCCACTCTGCCATCTACTCTGAAGAGATT GTCTCTTTCGGAGAATAAGTTAAATGGAAGCATTCCAGATGCCTTATCCATATTAACTCAACTAACAGAATT GAATCTGTCAGGGAACAACTTGAGTGGTCACCTACCTCCCTCGATTGCGAATTTATCATCTCTTACTACATT ACACTTGCAGGACAATCAACTTGGTGGAACCCTTTTTGTTTTGGAGGACCTCCCTCTTCAGAATCT GAATATAGAGAACAATCTATTCTCTGGGCCGATTCCTCCAAAGTTGTTGACTATTCCTGAATTCAG AAAAGATGGGAATCCCTTTAATACTACTATTATTCCCTCACCTCCAGCTGCAGCTCCTTCACCTGAAGCCATGGTTCCTTCTCCTTCCCCTACTCCTTCCACTGAAAAGTCACCTGGTAAAGCGGCAAAAAGTCCCTCAACGACCATGAAAGCTCCAACACCTTTGATCACTAGGAGTTCCTTTGAAGTTAAGAACATGGTTTGGTGGATTGCTGGTTTTGGGATCTTAATATTTATTGCGTTAGGAATTTGCCTTTTTATGTGCTGGTACTGTAAGAGAAAACCAAGGAGCAAGAATCATGAGGAACATAAAGACATGGATGTTTATATTGATGAAGAGAAAG GACAGGGCTCAAAACTTCCACCGCTGCAGCAAGCACCGCCACATCCTCTCCCAATAATTTCTGGAGAGAATTTCATCAGTCCAGCTAAATCCACCAAAGTAATTGAAGGTGGAAAACAAATTATAACTAGTTCCATCAGGGTTTATTCTGTTGCATTGCTTCAGCAGTATACAGATAGTTTTTCACAAGAAAATTATATAGGAGAAGGCACACTTGGCCCTGTTTATAAGGGTGAGCTCCCTGATGGAAAG TTGCTGGCTGTGAGGAAGCTGAATGCTTCCATGGTGCAAAATCATGAGCAGTTTCTTCAATTAGTATTCAGTATCTCCAAAATTCAACATCCTAACATTGTAAAACTTTTAGGCTACTGCGCGGAGCATAGCCAACGACTACTTGTGTATGAGTATTGCAGCAATGGAACCCTTCATGATGCATTGCATACTGATGATAACACTCGTGTTAAACTTTCATGGAACGAAAGAATCCAGGTGTCACTCGGAGCTGCTAGAGCTTTACA GTATCTGCATGAGAACTTCCAGCCACCTGTTGTGCAGCGAAATTTTCGATCTTCTAACATTCACCTGAATGACAAGATGGAAGTGTGTGTCTCTGACTGTGGATTAGGTTCTTTGCTATCTTCAGAGCAGGTCGTGACGGCTCAGGGCTATGATGCTCCAGAGTTTGAATCAGGGAGTTATACAGAAAAGAGTGATGTATTCAGTTTTGGAGTTGTGATGCTAGAACTCCTAACCGGGCGAAAAGCCTTTGACAG GTGGCGGCCTCGGGGAGAGCAATCTGTGGTGAGATGGGCAGTGCCTCAGCTGCATGACATTGATGCATTGTCTGAAATGGTAGATCCCTCCTTGAATGGAAGCTACCCTCCTCCTCCTATGAAATCCTTGTCACGTTTTGCTGATGTTATTTCTTCATGTTTACAG CATGAACCTGAATTCCGACCAGCAATGTCTGAAATCGTTCAGGATCTCTTGCGAATCACGTCAAGTCTTGGATGA
- the LOC112791418 gene encoding katanin p80 WD40 repeat-containing subunit B1 homolog KTN80.1 isoform X1 yields MAKPPYKLQEFVAHSGNVNCLRIGKKACRLFATGGDDQNVNLWTIGKPTSLMSLCGHTSSVESVAFDSAEVLVLGGASSGVIKLWDLEEAKMVRSVAGHSSNCTAVEFHPFGEFFASGSSDANLKLWDIRKKGCIHTYKGHSQGISTIKFTPDGRWVVSGGFDNVVKVWDLTAGKLLNDFKFHEGRICSLEFHPLEFLMATGSVDRTVKFWDLESFELIGSTRQEVSGVRSIAFHPDGRTLFAGLEGSLKVYSWEPVICHDAIDMEWTTLGDLCIHDGKLLSCSFHQNSVVVWIVDISCIEPYTAGLETKNNERTEQQLSLQASPIEKVEVGVGLTSGLRSVSPDIESKEIKNIYVDSSGGDPIALQKSRSYRSPKVDFSEESKEMLRQSPVKGVSAKPNEQSVKRSFISPNIVPRDIPHSKDSAKSGNETIAFSKTKPGMLLRPAHARRASSGIFDFDNVDTNSKLYSAKDCNFQVTVESQNNVKEACEDKHPIKSVTEKFEKTLTPDTFSDTDKRVESSPCSEEITPVNINGVAVVRGRTRSLVERFERKERTPISEDQTKASLITIHERKEKNLKEDQSNVATTPTTIFERRETIPIVEDRNNTPNIPSTMSETDKSPNILKAEPQIDERISNSGNEGELIEGLMQTHDVTLSNLRSRLTKIQVVRHFWDRNDSKGAINALRKLPDKSVQADVISVLVEKMEILTLDLFSSLLPVLVGLLDSNTERHVKVSLDLLLKLVAVFGPMIRSTVSAPPSVGVDLHAQQRRECCNQCFMQLQKIHMILPILVRRGGLLAKSAQELNLVLQQS; encoded by the exons ATGGCTAAACCACCATACAAACTAc AGGAATTTGTGGCTCATTCAGGCAATGTGAATTGTTTAAGGATAGGAAAGAAGGCATGCCGCCTTTTCGCAACAGGAGGGGATGATCAAAATGTCAATCTATGGACAATTGGGAAACCAACTTCTTTGATG AGTCTCTGTGGTCATACAAGTTCAGTAGAATCCGTTGCTTTCGACTCAGCAGAAGTGTTGGTTCTTGGTGGAGCATCATCAGGTGTAATAAAGCTTTGGGATCTGGAAGAAGCAAAGA TGGTTCGCTCTGTTGCTGGACACAGTTCCAATTGCACTGCCGTCGAGTTTCATCCATTTGGTGAGTTTTTTGCATCTGGCTCCTCGGATGCTAATCTAAAGCTTTGGGATATCCGGAAGAAGGGATGCATTCATACATACAAGGGTCATAGCCAGGGTATTAGTACAATCAAATTCACTCCAGACGGCCGTTGGGTAGTTTCCGGTGGATTTGATAATGTTGTGAAG GTCTGGGATCTAACAGCTGGAAAACTCTTGAATGACTTCAAGTTCCATGAAGGACGCATTTGCTCCCTAGaattccatcctcttgagtttcttatGGCCACAG GGTCAGTGGACAGAACAGTGAAATTTTGGGATTTAGAATCCTTTGAACTGATTGGATCTACTAGACAAGAG GTTTCAGGGGTACGTTCAATAGCGTTTCATCCTGATGGACGGACCTTATTTGCAGGACTTGAGGGTAGTTTGAAG GTCTATTCATGGGAACCTGTAATATGtcatgatgctattgacatggaatgGACAACACTTGGTGACCTCTGCATTCATGATGGAAAACTTTTGAGTTGCTCATTCCACCAAAATTCAGTTGTAGTATGGATAGTGGATATATCG TGTATTGAACCATATACTGCTGGCTTGGAAACCAAGAACAACGAAAGAACAGAGCAGCAACTTAGTCTTCAGGCGAGTCCAATAGAGAAAGTCGAGGTTGGTGTAGGACTTACTTCTGGGTTGCGCAGTGTTTCTCCGGACATTGAATCAAAAGAGATAAAGAATATATATGTTGACT CTTCTGGAGGGGATCCTATTGCTTTACAGAAATCTAGGTCTTATCGTTCTCCAAAAGTAGATTTCTCAGAGGAATCAAAGGAAATGCTAAGGCAAAGTCCTGTAAAAGGTGTTAGTGCAAAACCAAATGAACAATCAGTAAAAAGATCTTTCATTTCACCTAACATTGTACCTCGGGACATTCCTCATAGCAAGGACTCAGCAAAATCTGGAAATGAAACAATCGCCTTTTCAAAGACAAAACCTGGGATGCTACTTAGGCCAGCTCATGCTCGGAGAGCATCTTCCGGCATATTTGATTTTGATAATGTGGATACCAATAGTAAACTATACAGTGCTAAAGACTGCAACTTCCAGGTGACAGTAGAATCTCAGAACAATGTCAAAGAAGCTTGTGAAGACAAACATCCTATTAAGAGTGTTACAGAGAAGTTTGAAAAGACCTTAACTCCGGACACATTTTCCGACACAGACAAAC GTGTTGAATCCTCACCCTGCAGTGAAGAGATTACTCCGGTTAATATCAATGGAG TTGCTGTTGTCCGAGGAAGGACTCGTTCTCTGGTTGAGAGGTTTGAAAGAAAGGAAAGAACTCCTATCAGTGAGGATCAAACTAAGGCATCCCTCATCACAATACATGAAAGGAAGGAAAAAAATCTCAAGGAAGACCAAAGCAACGTGGCCACCACCCCCACCACAATATTTGAGAGGAGAGAAACAATTCCCATTGTTGAAGATCGTAACAACACACCCAACATTCCCAGCACAATGTCTGAAACTGATAAATCTCCCAACATCCTG AAAGCAGAGCCTCAAATTGATGAAAGGATCTCAAACTCTGGAAATGAAGGGGAACTAATCGAAGGTCTCATGCAAACCCATGATGTAACATTAAGTAATCTTCGATCACGTTTGACAAAAATACAG GTAGTGCGACATTTTTGGGACCGCAATGATAGTAAAGGTGCCATCAATGCTTTGAGAAAGTTGCCTGATAAATCT GTTCAAGCAGATGTTATCAGTGTCCTTGTTGAGAAGATGGAGATTCTCACTTTGGATTTATTTTCCTCCTTACTTCCTGTGCTCGTAGGTTTGCTTGATAGCAATACAGAGAG ACATGTGAAGGTGTCGTTGGATTTGCTATTAAAGCTTGTAGCAGTTTTTGGTCCAATGATACGATCAACTGTTTCTGCGCCTCCGTCAGTTGGGGTTGATCTACATGCACAGCAAAG GCGCGAATGCTGCAACCAATGCTTTATGCAACTGCAGAAGATCCATATGATTCTTCCAATATTAGTAAG GAGGGGTGGCTTGTTGGCCAAGTCTGCACAGGAGCTGAATTTAGTCCTTCAACAATCCTAA
- the LOC112791419 gene encoding protein STRUBBELIG-RECEPTOR FAMILY 3 isoform X3, protein MNLSGQLGSNLDFRSIIEMDISNNSIGGTIPSTLPSTLKRLSLSENKLNGSIPDALSILTQLTELSLNNNHLTGQIPDVFLQFTSLTNMNLSGNNLSGHLPPSIANLSSLTTLHLQDNQLGGTLFVLEDLPLQNLNIENNLFSGPIPPKLLTIPEFRKDGNPFNTTIIPSPPAAAPSPEAMVPSPSPTPSTEKSPGKAAKSPSTTMKAPTPLITRSSFEVKNMVWWIAGFGILIFIALGICLFMCWYCKRKPRSKNHEEHKDMDVYIDEEKGQGSKLPPLQQAPPHPLPIISGENFISPAKSTKVIEGGKQIITSSIRVYSVALLQQYTDSFSQENYIGEGTLGPVYKGELPDGKLLAVRKLNASMVQNHEQFLQLVFSISKIQHPNIVKLLGYCAEHSQRLLVYEYCSNGTLHDALHTDDNTRVKLSWNERIQVSLGAARALQYLHENFQPPVVQRNFRSSNIHLNDKMEVCVSDCGLGSLLSSEQVVTAQGYDAPEFESGSYTEKSDVFSFGVVMLELLTGRKAFDRWRPRGEQSVVRWAVPQLHDIDALSEMVDPSLNGSYPPPPMKSLSRFADVISSCLQHEPEFRPAMSEIVQDLLRITSSLG, encoded by the exons ATGAATTTGAGTGGACAGCTTGGAAGTAATTTGGATTTTCGATCCATCATAGAAAT GGATATTAGCAACAACAGCATTGGAGGGACCATTCCATCCACTCTGCCATCTACTCTGAAGAGATT GTCTCTTTCGGAGAATAAGTTAAATGGAAGCATTCCAGATGCCTTATCCATATTAACTCAACTAACAGAATT GTCATTAAACAATAACCATCTAACTGGACAAATCCCAGATGTGTTTCTACAATTCACCAGTTTGACAAATAT GAATCTGTCAGGGAACAACTTGAGTGGTCACCTACCTCCCTCGATTGCGAATTTATCATCTCTTACTACATT ACACTTGCAGGACAATCAACTTGGTGGAACCCTTTTTGTTTTGGAGGACCTCCCTCTTCAGAATCT GAATATAGAGAACAATCTATTCTCTGGGCCGATTCCTCCAAAGTTGTTGACTATTCCTGAATTCAG AAAAGATGGGAATCCCTTTAATACTACTATTATTCCCTCACCTCCAGCTGCAGCTCCTTCACCTGAAGCCATGGTTCCTTCTCCTTCCCCTACTCCTTCCACTGAAAAGTCACCTGGTAAAGCGGCAAAAAGTCCCTCAACGACCATGAAAGCTCCAACACCTTTGATCACTAGGAGTTCCTTTGAAGTTAAGAACATGGTTTGGTGGATTGCTGGTTTTGGGATCTTAATATTTATTGCGTTAGGAATTTGCCTTTTTATGTGCTGGTACTGTAAGAGAAAACCAAGGAGCAAGAATCATGAGGAACATAAAGACATGGATGTTTATATTGATGAAGAGAAAG GACAGGGCTCAAAACTTCCACCGCTGCAGCAAGCACCGCCACATCCTCTCCCAATAATTTCTGGAGAGAATTTCATCAGTCCAGCTAAATCCACCAAAGTAATTGAAGGTGGAAAACAAATTATAACTAGTTCCATCAGGGTTTATTCTGTTGCATTGCTTCAGCAGTATACAGATAGTTTTTCACAAGAAAATTATATAGGAGAAGGCACACTTGGCCCTGTTTATAAGGGTGAGCTCCCTGATGGAAAG TTGCTGGCTGTGAGGAAGCTGAATGCTTCCATGGTGCAAAATCATGAGCAGTTTCTTCAATTAGTATTCAGTATCTCCAAAATTCAACATCCTAACATTGTAAAACTTTTAGGCTACTGCGCGGAGCATAGCCAACGACTACTTGTGTATGAGTATTGCAGCAATGGAACCCTTCATGATGCATTGCATACTGATGATAACACTCGTGTTAAACTTTCATGGAACGAAAGAATCCAGGTGTCACTCGGAGCTGCTAGAGCTTTACA GTATCTGCATGAGAACTTCCAGCCACCTGTTGTGCAGCGAAATTTTCGATCTTCTAACATTCACCTGAATGACAAGATGGAAGTGTGTGTCTCTGACTGTGGATTAGGTTCTTTGCTATCTTCAGAGCAGGTCGTGACGGCTCAGGGCTATGATGCTCCAGAGTTTGAATCAGGGAGTTATACAGAAAAGAGTGATGTATTCAGTTTTGGAGTTGTGATGCTAGAACTCCTAACCGGGCGAAAAGCCTTTGACAG GTGGCGGCCTCGGGGAGAGCAATCTGTGGTGAGATGGGCAGTGCCTCAGCTGCATGACATTGATGCATTGTCTGAAATGGTAGATCCCTCCTTGAATGGAAGCTACCCTCCTCCTCCTATGAAATCCTTGTCACGTTTTGCTGATGTTATTTCTTCATGTTTACAG CATGAACCTGAATTCCGACCAGCAATGTCTGAAATCGTTCAGGATCTCTTGCGAATCACGTCAAGTCTTGGATGA
- the LOC112791418 gene encoding katanin p80 WD40 repeat-containing subunit B1 homolog KTN80.1 isoform X2, with protein sequence MDNWETNFFDESLWSYKFSRIRCFRLSRSVGSWWSIIRCNKALGSGRSKDIVVRSVAGHSSNCTAVEFHPFGEFFASGSSDANLKLWDIRKKGCIHTYKGHSQGISTIKFTPDGRWVVSGGFDNVVKVWDLTAGKLLNDFKFHEGRICSLEFHPLEFLMATGSVDRTVKFWDLESFELIGSTRQEVSGVRSIAFHPDGRTLFAGLEGSLKVYSWEPVICHDAIDMEWTTLGDLCIHDGKLLSCSFHQNSVVVWIVDISCIEPYTAGLETKNNERTEQQLSLQASPIEKVEVGVGLTSGLRSVSPDIESKEIKNIYVDSSGGDPIALQKSRSYRSPKVDFSEESKEMLRQSPVKGVSAKPNEQSVKRSFISPNIVPRDIPHSKDSAKSGNETIAFSKTKPGMLLRPAHARRASSGIFDFDNVDTNSKLYSAKDCNFQVTVESQNNVKEACEDKHPIKSVTEKFEKTLTPDTFSDTDKRVESSPCSEEITPVNINGVAVVRGRTRSLVERFERKERTPISEDQTKASLITIHERKEKNLKEDQSNVATTPTTIFERRETIPIVEDRNNTPNIPSTMSETDKSPNILKAEPQIDERISNSGNEGELIEGLMQTHDVTLSNLRSRLTKIQVVRHFWDRNDSKGAINALRKLPDKSVQADVISVLVEKMEILTLDLFSSLLPVLVGLLDSNTERHVKVSLDLLLKLVAVFGPMIRSTVSAPPSVGVDLHAQQRRECCNQCFMQLQKIHMILPILVRRGGLLAKSAQELNLVLQQS encoded by the exons ATGGACAATTGGGAAACCAACTTCTTTGATG AGTCTCTGTGGTCATACAAGTTCAGTAGAATCCGTTGCTTTCGACTCAGCAGAAGTGTTGGTTCTTGGTGGAGCATCATCAGGTGTAATAAAGCTTTGGGATCTGGAAGAAGCAAAGA TATAGTGGTTCGCTCTGTTGCTGGACACAGTTCCAATTGCACTGCCGTCGAGTTTCATCCATTTGGTGAGTTTTTTGCATCTGGCTCCTCGGATGCTAATCTAAAGCTTTGGGATATCCGGAAGAAGGGATGCATTCATACATACAAGGGTCATAGCCAGGGTATTAGTACAATCAAATTCACTCCAGACGGCCGTTGGGTAGTTTCCGGTGGATTTGATAATGTTGTGAAG GTCTGGGATCTAACAGCTGGAAAACTCTTGAATGACTTCAAGTTCCATGAAGGACGCATTTGCTCCCTAGaattccatcctcttgagtttcttatGGCCACAG GGTCAGTGGACAGAACAGTGAAATTTTGGGATTTAGAATCCTTTGAACTGATTGGATCTACTAGACAAGAG GTTTCAGGGGTACGTTCAATAGCGTTTCATCCTGATGGACGGACCTTATTTGCAGGACTTGAGGGTAGTTTGAAG GTCTATTCATGGGAACCTGTAATATGtcatgatgctattgacatggaatgGACAACACTTGGTGACCTCTGCATTCATGATGGAAAACTTTTGAGTTGCTCATTCCACCAAAATTCAGTTGTAGTATGGATAGTGGATATATCG TGTATTGAACCATATACTGCTGGCTTGGAAACCAAGAACAACGAAAGAACAGAGCAGCAACTTAGTCTTCAGGCGAGTCCAATAGAGAAAGTCGAGGTTGGTGTAGGACTTACTTCTGGGTTGCGCAGTGTTTCTCCGGACATTGAATCAAAAGAGATAAAGAATATATATGTTGACT CTTCTGGAGGGGATCCTATTGCTTTACAGAAATCTAGGTCTTATCGTTCTCCAAAAGTAGATTTCTCAGAGGAATCAAAGGAAATGCTAAGGCAAAGTCCTGTAAAAGGTGTTAGTGCAAAACCAAATGAACAATCAGTAAAAAGATCTTTCATTTCACCTAACATTGTACCTCGGGACATTCCTCATAGCAAGGACTCAGCAAAATCTGGAAATGAAACAATCGCCTTTTCAAAGACAAAACCTGGGATGCTACTTAGGCCAGCTCATGCTCGGAGAGCATCTTCCGGCATATTTGATTTTGATAATGTGGATACCAATAGTAAACTATACAGTGCTAAAGACTGCAACTTCCAGGTGACAGTAGAATCTCAGAACAATGTCAAAGAAGCTTGTGAAGACAAACATCCTATTAAGAGTGTTACAGAGAAGTTTGAAAAGACCTTAACTCCGGACACATTTTCCGACACAGACAAAC GTGTTGAATCCTCACCCTGCAGTGAAGAGATTACTCCGGTTAATATCAATGGAG TTGCTGTTGTCCGAGGAAGGACTCGTTCTCTGGTTGAGAGGTTTGAAAGAAAGGAAAGAACTCCTATCAGTGAGGATCAAACTAAGGCATCCCTCATCACAATACATGAAAGGAAGGAAAAAAATCTCAAGGAAGACCAAAGCAACGTGGCCACCACCCCCACCACAATATTTGAGAGGAGAGAAACAATTCCCATTGTTGAAGATCGTAACAACACACCCAACATTCCCAGCACAATGTCTGAAACTGATAAATCTCCCAACATCCTG AAAGCAGAGCCTCAAATTGATGAAAGGATCTCAAACTCTGGAAATGAAGGGGAACTAATCGAAGGTCTCATGCAAACCCATGATGTAACATTAAGTAATCTTCGATCACGTTTGACAAAAATACAG GTAGTGCGACATTTTTGGGACCGCAATGATAGTAAAGGTGCCATCAATGCTTTGAGAAAGTTGCCTGATAAATCT GTTCAAGCAGATGTTATCAGTGTCCTTGTTGAGAAGATGGAGATTCTCACTTTGGATTTATTTTCCTCCTTACTTCCTGTGCTCGTAGGTTTGCTTGATAGCAATACAGAGAG ACATGTGAAGGTGTCGTTGGATTTGCTATTAAAGCTTGTAGCAGTTTTTGGTCCAATGATACGATCAACTGTTTCTGCGCCTCCGTCAGTTGGGGTTGATCTACATGCACAGCAAAG GCGCGAATGCTGCAACCAATGCTTTATGCAACTGCAGAAGATCCATATGATTCTTCCAATATTAGTAAG GAGGGGTGGCTTGTTGGCCAAGTCTGCACAGGAGCTGAATTTAGTCCTTCAACAATCCTAA